In Arachis stenosperma cultivar V10309 chromosome 1, arast.V10309.gnm1.PFL2, whole genome shotgun sequence, one DNA window encodes the following:
- the LOC130939159 gene encoding novel plant SNARE 11-like: MDQLSAISEELAEIDGRIADNFRSLANGFQKLDKIKDSSRQSRQLEDLTDKMRDSKRLIKEFDKEVKALEANFDRETTKMLNDKKQSMIKELNSYVALKKQYASNIENKKIELFEGANEGFAEENVLLASSMTNQQLMDNGNRMMDETDQAIERGKKVVQETITVGTETAAALKAQTEQMSRIVNELDSIHFSIKRASQLVKEIGRQVATDKCIMGLLFLIVAGVVAIIIVKLVHPNNKDIRDIPGLAPPAMNRRLLWSQSHS; encoded by the exons ATGGATCAATTGTCAGCTATCAGTGAGGAACTCGCAGAGATCGATGGCCGCATAGCCGATAATTTCCGCTCTCTAGC GAATGGCTTCCAGAAGCTTGACAAGATTAAAGATTCCAGCAGGCAGAGCAGGCAGCTCGAAGACCTCACTGACAAAATGCGCGACTCCAAACG TCTTATAAAAGAGTTCGATAAAGAGGTGAAAGCTTTGGAGGCTAATTTTGACAGAGAAACCACCAAAATGTTGAATGACAAGAAGCAGTCCATG ATCAAAGAGCTCAATTCATATGTCGCTTTGAAAAAACA ATATGCTTCAAATATTGAGAATAAGAAAATTGAGCTGTTTGAGGGAGCCAATGAAGGTTTTGCAGAAGAAAATGTCTTGTTAGCATCAT CAATGACAAATCAACAGCTAATGGATAATGGGAATCGGATGATGGATGAGACAGATCAAGCCATCGAGAGGGGAAAGAag GTTGTTCAAGAAACAATAACTGTCGGTACAGAGACTGCAGCAGCTCTGAAGGCTCAG ACAGAACAAATGAGCAGAATTGTCAATGAATTGGATTCTATCCATTTCTCTATAAAGAGAGCCTCTCAGTTGGTCAAGGAAATCGGTAGGCAG GTTGCTACTGACAAGTGTATTATGGGATTACTTTTCCTTATTGTAGCTGGAGTAGTTGCTATCATTATTGTAAAG CTTGTACACCCAAACAACAAGGACATCCGAGACATTCCCGGATTAGCTCCTCCAGCCATGAACAGAAGACTGCTTTGGAGTCAAAGTCACAGTTAA